From Streptomyces sp. NBC_00237, a single genomic window includes:
- a CDS encoding helix-turn-helix domain-containing protein: MLRIHFTGEDLARVRLAARPDALWETVLSLHRLRDRRGGRVYGEWRDRARAGWAASGRQRRLLRSVVPTRGYFPDFLTPEEGAAGWEEGLEAVRGTPEERVRAELAVLEGEEPTAGGEAAPLGGEVELGGLVDALVGYHRAAVAPVWPHVHARVEADRAARGRALLDGGADALLASLPPVLRWRSPVLEADYPVERDVWLEGRGLRLQPSFFCQGAPVMLYDPGLPPVLVYPVAHAPAGVRRGEGPSLGRLVGHTRSAVLRAIDHGCTTSELARRAGVSMASASQHAGVLREAGLVVTLRHGSAVLHSLTPLGVALLRGGAVYP, translated from the coding sequence GTGCTGCGCATCCACTTCACGGGGGAGGATCTTGCTCGCGTGCGGCTTGCCGCCCGGCCGGACGCCCTGTGGGAGACGGTTCTGAGCCTGCACCGGCTGCGGGACCGGCGGGGCGGTCGGGTGTACGGCGAATGGCGTGACCGGGCCCGGGCGGGCTGGGCGGCCAGCGGGCGGCAGCGGCGGCTGCTGAGGTCCGTCGTACCGACGCGCGGGTACTTTCCGGATTTCCTCACCCCGGAGGAGGGCGCGGCGGGGTGGGAGGAGGGGCTGGAGGCGGTCCGCGGGACGCCCGAGGAGCGGGTGCGGGCCGAGCTGGCGGTGCTGGAGGGGGAGGAGCCGACGGCCGGCGGGGAGGCGGCACCGCTGGGTGGGGAGGTGGAGCTCGGGGGGCTCGTGGACGCGTTGGTGGGGTACCACCGGGCTGCCGTCGCTCCCGTGTGGCCGCATGTGCATGCCCGGGTCGAGGCGGACCGGGCCGCTCGGGGGCGGGCGTTGCTCGATGGTGGGGCCGATGCGCTGCTCGCCTCCTTGCCGCCGGTGCTGAGGTGGCGGTCGCCCGTGCTGGAGGCGGACTATCCGGTGGAACGGGACGTGTGGCTGGAAGGGAGGGGGCTGAGGTTGCAGCCGTCGTTCTTCTGCCAGGGGGCGCCGGTGATGCTCTACGACCCGGGGCTGCCGCCTGTGCTGGTGTATCCGGTGGCGCATGCTCCGGCGGGTGTGCGGCGGGGGGAGGGGCCCTCGTTGGGGAGGCTGGTGGGGCATACGCGGTCGGCGGTGCTCAGGGCGATAGACCACGGGTGCACGACGAGTGAGCTGGCGCGGCGGGCGGGGGTGTCGATGGCGTCGGCGAGTCAGCATGCGGGGGTGTTGCGGGAGGCGGGGCTGGTGGTGACGTTGCGGCATGGGAGTGCGGTGCTGCATTCGTTGACGCCGTTGGGGGTGGCGTTGTTGAGGGGCGGAGCGGTGTACCCGTAG
- a CDS encoding carbohydrate ABC transporter permease, protein MRVGRALRAVLLVALALLFLVPFYLLVRNGLSTDAEITSPDWTFFPSTLQWGNVTELFSDTSIPFARTLLNSALIAVATTLGTLLLAALAGYGLARIPYRHSNKVFYAILGTLMVPAAVTFVPSFVLVSSLGWISTLRGLIIPTLFSAFACFVFRQYFLGFPRELEDAARVDGLGYWRTFWQIVVPNSRPVFAAVGTIVFIGAWNAFLWPLVIGQDQTSWTVQVALSTLNTAQTVNLHELFVAAAVSILPLLLVFLFFQRWIVAGVERSGIDD, encoded by the coding sequence GTGCGCGTGGGACGCGCCCTGCGGGCAGTCCTCCTCGTCGCGCTCGCCCTTCTCTTCCTCGTCCCCTTCTACCTCCTGGTCCGCAACGGCCTCTCCACGGACGCCGAGATCACCTCCCCCGACTGGACGTTCTTCCCCTCCACCCTCCAGTGGGGCAACGTCACCGAACTCTTCTCCGACACCTCCATCCCCTTCGCCCGCACCCTCCTCAACTCGGCCCTCATCGCCGTCGCCACCACCCTGGGCACGCTCCTCCTGGCCGCCCTCGCCGGTTACGGCCTGGCCCGCATCCCGTACCGCCACTCCAACAAGGTGTTCTACGCGATCCTCGGCACGCTCATGGTCCCGGCGGCGGTCACCTTCGTCCCGAGCTTCGTGCTCGTCTCCTCGCTCGGCTGGATCTCCACTCTCCGGGGCCTGATCATCCCGACCCTCTTCTCCGCCTTCGCCTGCTTCGTCTTCCGCCAGTACTTCCTGGGCTTCCCGCGCGAACTGGAGGACGCGGCACGCGTGGACGGGCTCGGATACTGGCGCACCTTCTGGCAGATCGTCGTACCGAACTCGCGCCCGGTGTTCGCGGCAGTCGGCACGATCGTCTTCATCGGCGCCTGGAACGCGTTCCTCTGGCCCCTGGTCATCGGCCAGGACCAAACCTCCTGGACCGTCCAGGTCGCCCTCTCCACCCTGAACACGGCCCAGACGGTCAACCTCCACGAACTCTTCGTCGCGGCCGCGGTCTCGATCCTCCCCCTCCTGCTGGTCTTCCTCTTCTTCCAGCGCTGGATCGTCGCAGGCGTGGAACGCTCCGGAATCGACGACTAG
- a CDS encoding carbohydrate ABC transporter permease — protein MLGTQNRTLWFWVFVGPFAIGLGLFTYVPLLWSLYLSFFDAHNTVSPTDFVGLGNYGAMLRDEAFTDSLTTFVLFTAFIVPATYTLSLALALMVNRLRLFQAFFRSVFFLPAACSYVVAALIWKMSIFNGVRFGLANTVLGWFGADQTAWLSTTSPPWYWLVIVTVRLWLQAGFYMILFLAGLQRISPTLYEAAAVDGARPGWQVFRNITFPLLRATSVAVVLLLVINAFQAFDEFYNLLSDSRGYPPYARPPLVYLYYTALGQGQDLGLGSAGAIILALIIAIVTIFQARFFGLGKKED, from the coding sequence TTGCTGGGGACCCAGAACCGCACGCTCTGGTTCTGGGTCTTCGTCGGCCCGTTCGCGATCGGCCTCGGCCTCTTCACGTACGTACCGCTGCTCTGGAGCCTCTACCTCAGCTTCTTCGACGCCCACAACACGGTCTCGCCCACGGACTTCGTCGGCCTCGGCAACTACGGGGCGATGCTGCGCGACGAGGCGTTCACCGACAGCCTCACCACCTTCGTCCTCTTCACCGCCTTCATCGTCCCGGCGACGTACACCCTGTCCCTCGCCCTCGCGCTGATGGTGAACCGCCTCCGCCTCTTCCAGGCGTTCTTCCGCTCGGTCTTCTTCCTCCCGGCGGCCTGCTCGTACGTGGTCGCCGCCCTGATCTGGAAGATGTCGATCTTCAACGGGGTGCGCTTCGGCCTGGCGAACACGGTCCTGGGCTGGTTCGGCGCCGACCAGACCGCCTGGCTCTCGACCACCTCGCCCCCCTGGTACTGGCTGGTCATCGTGACCGTACGGCTCTGGCTCCAGGCGGGCTTCTACATGATCCTCTTCCTGGCCGGGCTGCAACGCATCTCCCCCACCCTCTACGAGGCGGCGGCCGTCGACGGAGCCCGCCCCGGCTGGCAGGTCTTCCGCAACATCACCTTCCCGCTGCTGCGCGCCACCTCCGTGGCCGTCGTCCTCCTCCTCGTCATCAACGCCTTCCAGGCGTTCGACGAGTTCTACAACCTGCTCTCGGACTCCCGCGGCTACCCGCCGTACGCGCGCCCGCCCCTCGTCTACCTCTACTACACGGCCCTCGGCCAGGGGCAGGACCTGGGCCTGGGCAGTGCGGGCGCGATCATCCTGGCGCTGATCATCGCCATCGTGACGATCTTCCAGGCCCGCTTCTTCGGCCTCGGCAAGAAGGAGGACTGA
- a CDS encoding ABC transporter substrate-binding protein produces MSISRRNLLVAGSGLALTGALTGALTACGSNTGRGEGSSGGGGDAGGPGLAQWYHQYGEPGTEQAVRRYAAAYKKTKVTVQWRPGNYDQQTAAALLTSDGPDVFEVNGPTLDQIQGGQVVDLTDLFDGVKDDFNQAVLAPKTYEGKIWSVPQVVDMQLLFYRKSLLKAANVAPPQTLDELVDAARKLTDKKTKGLFLGNDGGAGSLGGTPLYAAGLSLVTDDGKVGFDDPAAARALGKLRQLYADKSLLLGAPTDWSDPSAFIQGLTAMQWSGLWALPAVQKALGDDFGVLPFPKDGASGKPSVPVGAYGAAVNARSKQKAAAKDYIKWLWIEQAAFQSDFALSYGFHIPARTSLAKKADKLKEGAAADAVKYATENAYAQPLLWTPASATAYQDALSRVIKDGANPDTELKKVVRRTNEELERVKKKSR; encoded by the coding sequence ATGTCGATCAGCCGCCGCAATCTCCTCGTCGCCGGTTCCGGCCTCGCCCTCACAGGAGCCCTGACCGGAGCCCTGACCGCCTGTGGCTCCAACACCGGCCGTGGGGAGGGAAGTTCGGGAGGCGGCGGAGATGCGGGAGGCCCCGGCCTCGCCCAGTGGTACCACCAGTACGGCGAGCCCGGCACCGAGCAGGCGGTGCGCCGCTACGCGGCCGCGTACAAGAAGACCAAGGTCACCGTCCAGTGGCGACCCGGCAACTACGACCAGCAGACCGCCGCAGCCCTCCTCACCTCCGACGGCCCCGACGTGTTCGAGGTCAACGGGCCCACCCTGGACCAGATCCAGGGCGGCCAGGTCGTCGACCTCACCGACCTCTTCGACGGCGTGAAGGACGACTTCAACCAGGCCGTCCTCGCCCCGAAGACGTACGAGGGGAAGATCTGGTCCGTCCCCCAGGTCGTCGACATGCAGCTCCTCTTCTACCGCAAGAGCCTCCTCAAGGCGGCGAATGTCGCACCCCCGCAGACCCTCGACGAACTCGTCGACGCGGCAAGGAAGTTGACCGACAAGAAGACCAAGGGGCTCTTCCTCGGCAACGACGGCGGCGCGGGTTCCCTCGGCGGCACCCCGCTCTACGCCGCCGGGCTCTCCCTCGTCACCGACGACGGCAAGGTCGGCTTCGACGACCCGGCCGCCGCCCGCGCGCTCGGCAAGCTGCGCCAGCTGTACGCCGACAAGTCGCTGCTGCTCGGCGCGCCCACGGACTGGTCCGACCCGTCCGCCTTCATCCAGGGCCTGACGGCGATGCAGTGGTCGGGCCTGTGGGCGCTGCCCGCCGTGCAGAAGGCCCTGGGCGACGACTTCGGCGTCCTGCCCTTCCCGAAGGACGGGGCAAGCGGGAAACCCTCGGTGCCGGTCGGGGCGTACGGGGCGGCGGTCAACGCCCGCAGCAAGCAGAAGGCCGCCGCGAAGGACTACATCAAGTGGCTCTGGATCGAACAGGCAGCCTTCCAGAGCGACTTCGCACTCTCCTACGGCTTCCACATCCCGGCCAGGACCTCCCTCGCCAAGAAGGCGGACAAGCTGAAAGAGGGCGCGGCGGCGGACGCGGTGAAGTACGCCACCGAGAACGCCTACGCCCAGCCCCTCCTGTGGACCCCCGCATCGGCGACCGCGTACCAGGACGCGCTGAGCCGCGTCATCAAGGACGGCGCGAACCCGGACACCGAGCTGAAGAAGGTGGTCCGCAGGACGAACGAGGAGCTGGAGCGCGTGAAGAAGAAGTCCCGGTGA
- a CDS encoding FAD-dependent monooxygenase, with amino-acid sequence MSSTPYAPRILVSGASIAGSALTYWLKRYGFRVTVVELTPGFRPGGQSIDVRGSALKVLERMGALETTRARRVRMQGMSVVNPDGEELFRSTEQTLSGGELASPDIEILRDDLSSVFVEATAAVEGPEVEYLFDDSIDTLTQDATGVHVTFRNRPEPRTFDLVLAADGLHSSTRALAFGPESDFVTHMGTVLAVWSAPNFLDLDEWQIAFHADGFDCGGLVTSVRENKELRVYLGFEHDPDFSYDYRDINAQKQLMADQFKDGGWVFPTLLDHMWQADDFHLDSMAQVKMDSWSNGRVALVGDAGYCGSPLSGQGASMAIVGAYVLAGELKAAQGDHASAFAAYESELRGFVTASQELAYINKARGKAQQTGEAFEGPEMSVVANAYGVKDY; translated from the coding sequence TTGTCCAGCACCCCGTACGCCCCGCGCATCCTCGTCTCCGGCGCCAGCATCGCCGGTTCCGCCCTCACCTACTGGCTGAAGCGGTACGGCTTCCGGGTCACCGTCGTCGAGCTGACGCCCGGCTTCCGCCCCGGCGGCCAGTCCATCGACGTGCGCGGGTCCGCCCTGAAGGTCCTGGAGCGGATGGGCGCCCTAGAGACGACGCGCGCGAGACGGGTCCGTATGCAGGGCATGTCGGTGGTGAACCCCGACGGCGAGGAGCTGTTCCGCTCCACCGAGCAGACGCTGAGCGGCGGCGAACTGGCCAGCCCGGACATCGAGATACTCCGCGACGACCTGTCCTCGGTCTTCGTCGAGGCGACCGCCGCCGTCGAAGGACCCGAGGTGGAGTACCTCTTCGACGACTCCATCGACACCCTCACCCAGGACGCCACCGGCGTCCACGTCACCTTCAGGAACAGACCGGAGCCCCGCACCTTCGACCTCGTCCTCGCCGCCGACGGCCTGCACTCGTCCACCCGCGCCCTGGCGTTCGGACCGGAGTCGGACTTCGTCACCCACATGGGGACGGTCCTCGCCGTGTGGTCCGCACCCAACTTCCTCGACCTCGACGAGTGGCAGATCGCCTTCCACGCGGACGGCTTCGACTGTGGCGGCCTGGTGACGTCCGTACGCGAGAACAAGGAGTTGCGCGTCTACCTCGGCTTCGAGCACGACCCCGACTTCTCCTACGACTACCGCGACATAAACGCCCAGAAGCAGCTGATGGCCGACCAGTTCAAGGACGGGGGCTGGGTCTTCCCGACCCTGCTGGACCACATGTGGCAGGCCGACGACTTCCACCTGGACTCGATGGCCCAGGTGAAGATGGACTCCTGGTCGAACGGCCGGGTCGCCCTGGTCGGCGACGCGGGCTACTGCGGCTCACCCCTGTCCGGGCAGGGCGCCAGCATGGCGATCGTCGGCGCGTACGTCCTCGCGGGCGAGCTGAAGGCGGCGCAGGGAGACCACGCCTCGGCCTTCGCGGCGTACGAGAGCGAGCTGCGCGGCTTCGTCACCGCGAGCCAGGAGCTGGCGTACATCAACAAGGCGCGGGGCAAGGCACAGCAGACGGGTGAGGCGTTCGAAGGACCCGAGATGTCCGTGGTGGCCAACGCGTACGGGGTGAAGGACTACTGA
- a CDS encoding DUF397 domain-containing protein: protein MRAPRVDVSAAQWRKSSYSNQDGGACVEVADNFPAAVPVRDSKDPHGPALVFESAVWTSFVAAVKGGELPA, encoded by the coding sequence ATGCGAGCCCCCCGAGTCGACGTGAGCGCCGCACAGTGGCGCAAGTCCAGCTACAGCAACCAGGACGGGGGCGCCTGTGTCGAGGTCGCCGACAACTTCCCCGCCGCCGTCCCGGTCCGCGACTCCAAGGACCCCCACGGCCCGGCACTCGTCTTCGAGTCGGCCGTATGGACGTCCTTCGTCGCCGCCGTCAAAGGCGGGGAACTCCCCGCCTGA
- a CDS encoding DUF397 domain-containing protein — translation MRAPRVDVSAAQWRKSSYSNQDGGECVEVADNFPTAVPVRDSKDPQAPALVFESAVWTSFVAAVKGGDLSI, via the coding sequence ATGCGAGCCCCCCGAGTCGACGTGAGCGCCGCACAGTGGCGCAAGTCCAGCTACAGCAACCAGGACGGGGGCGAGTGCGTCGAGGTCGCCGACAACTTCCCCACCGCCGTCCCGGTCCGCGACTCCAAGGACCCCCAAGCCCCGGCACTCGTCTTCGAGTCGGCCGTATGGACGTCCTTCGTCGCCGCCGTCAAAGGCGGAGATCTCTCCATCTGA
- a CDS encoding helix-turn-helix transcriptional regulator — MPLRRPVSGRSQSPRARYAQELVFLRKQKGVSLRALGDAVRSDHSHLGHMEHGTSLGGPELAQELDRYYGTTHLAVLWELAMRDPTQFRERYRRYMMLEAEATGLQKYALSVVPGLLQTPAYARDLLRAAGRMDEEALARNVAARMGRQELLSRDDQPQFRALLDESVLRRPLADPAEWRAQLAHLIHMGDEFPNVTVQVVLSSVGLHGLTNTDTMFLWLPDGRTVAYVETGYSGDLVEETRDVDRLRKAYDHLRDVALSPRESRELITQYMEESPCEPPEST; from the coding sequence ATGCCGCTACGACGGCCGGTGTCCGGCCGTAGCCAGTCACCGCGAGCCCGCTATGCGCAAGAGCTGGTGTTCCTTCGCAAGCAGAAGGGCGTTTCCCTGCGCGCCCTGGGCGACGCCGTGCGCAGCGATCACAGCCACTTGGGGCACATGGAGCACGGAACCAGCCTGGGGGGCCCGGAACTTGCCCAGGAACTGGACCGGTACTACGGCACGACACATCTCGCGGTCCTGTGGGAACTGGCCATGCGGGACCCGACGCAGTTCCGTGAGCGATACCGGCGTTACATGATGCTGGAGGCGGAGGCGACGGGGCTTCAGAAGTACGCCCTGAGCGTCGTCCCCGGACTGCTCCAGACTCCGGCGTACGCGCGTGACCTGCTCAGGGCAGCCGGGCGGATGGATGAGGAGGCGTTGGCCCGGAACGTCGCAGCGCGGATGGGGCGGCAGGAACTCCTCAGCCGCGACGATCAACCACAGTTCAGGGCTCTCCTCGACGAGTCGGTCCTGCGCCGCCCGCTGGCGGACCCGGCGGAGTGGCGCGCGCAGTTGGCCCATCTGATCCACATGGGGGACGAGTTCCCCAACGTCACCGTCCAAGTGGTCCTGTCCTCCGTCGGTCTGCACGGGCTGACCAACACGGACACCATGTTCCTGTGGCTGCCGGACGGCCGTACCGTGGCCTACGTAGAGACCGGCTACTCCGGTGATTTGGTGGAGGAGACCAGGGACGTGGACCGGTTGCGCAAGGCATACGATCACCTTCGTGATGTCGCACTGTCCCCGCGCGAGTCACGCGAGTTGATCACTCAGTACATGGAGGAGTCCCCATGCGAGCCCCCCGAGTCGACGTGA
- a CDS encoding sensor domain-containing protein has translation MDDIGVAAQRQGEFAGTVPEGREGPGWRGWRGWRGILREPFRGETWRRTLYLLLAPPVAVLCVPLALVGGPVGRFQLGLQHRLLGAEFEARERGGVLAVVYALAGVPLSLVAVVATYFFWFVVVINLGYPLRPDSDPTGAWGGPTMAGAWAVHGAGAVGFLLVTPWVAKGFAALQTRLAAGLLGRDRRGRGRVLGLALGVVAVCGLLSVPIIHQL, from the coding sequence ATGGACGACATCGGTGTGGCCGCGCAGCGGCAAGGGGAGTTCGCCGGGACCGTGCCGGAGGGGCGCGAGGGGCCCGGGTGGCGGGGGTGGCGGGGGTGGCGGGGGATCCTGCGGGAGCCGTTCCGGGGGGAGACCTGGCGGCGGACGCTGTACCTGCTGCTCGCGCCGCCCGTGGCGGTGCTGTGTGTGCCGCTCGCACTCGTGGGCGGACCCGTCGGGCGGTTCCAACTCGGCTTGCAGCACAGGCTGTTGGGTGCCGAGTTCGAGGCGCGGGAGCGGGGCGGGGTGCTCGCGGTGGTGTACGCCCTGGCCGGGGTGCCGTTGAGTCTGGTCGCCGTCGTGGCGACGTACTTCTTCTGGTTCGTCGTGGTCATCAACCTGGGGTACCCGCTGCGTCCTGACAGCGACCCCACGGGTGCGTGGGGCGGACCCACCATGGCCGGGGCCTGGGCGGTGCACGGCGCGGGAGCGGTGGGGTTCCTGCTGGTCACACCATGGGTCGCCAAGGGGTTCGCCGCGCTCCAGACGAGGCTCGCCGCCGGGCTGCTCGGGCGGGACCGGCGCGGGCGCGGGAGGGTGCTCGGGCTCGCGCTCGGGGTCGTCGCGGTGTGCGGACTGTTGTCGGTACCGATCATCCATCAGCTTTAG
- a CDS encoding sensor histidine kinase, whose amino-acid sequence MRRHLKALLHSFLAPPLALVGALLVLVGLLAGAALSVTALGPWLIAATLRGASGLASVQRALAQSLLGVKVEVPAAQAAAPGPFGWRRAVLADQRSWRAVGWVCLAPVLALPGLVVAFNGYVYGALFLLHPLLRHVNYTTVLAPDGSEQHVSLSWFGTQMDTWPRWLAVVAAGALMIAVAPRLVRLALLPYEKVLRALLGPGAADRRIRTLEETRAQAVEDAAATLRRIERDLHDGTQARLVGLGMHLTMIRELVAAGASSEQVLAVVETAQGNAKQAVADLRNLVKGIHPPVLDQGLDVALATLAADSPMRVEVRVGVGERPSPAIEAIAYFCVAELLANAAKHSGADAVDVEVVGGGGVLSVVVRDDGRGGAIVGAGSGLRGLLGRVGAVDGTLECDSPAGGPTVVRVVLPYR is encoded by the coding sequence GTGCGACGTCATCTCAAGGCCCTCCTCCACTCCTTCCTCGCCCCGCCCCTGGCCCTCGTGGGCGCGCTCCTCGTACTCGTCGGGCTGCTGGCGGGGGCGGCGCTGTCCGTCACCGCCCTGGGGCCCTGGCTGATCGCCGCGACCCTGCGCGGGGCGAGCGGTCTGGCTTCCGTACAACGGGCCCTGGCGCAGAGTCTGTTGGGGGTGAAGGTCGAGGTTCCGGCCGCTCAGGCCGCTGCTCCCGGGCCGTTCGGCTGGCGGCGGGCCGTACTCGCCGACCAGCGGTCCTGGCGGGCGGTCGGCTGGGTGTGCCTGGCCCCGGTGCTCGCGCTGCCGGGCCTGGTGGTCGCCTTCAACGGGTACGTGTACGGGGCGCTGTTCCTCCTGCACCCGCTGCTCCGGCACGTGAACTACACCACGGTCCTGGCCCCCGACGGCAGCGAACAGCACGTCTCGCTGAGTTGGTTCGGTACCCAGATGGACACCTGGCCGAGGTGGCTCGCCGTGGTGGCGGCCGGTGCGCTGATGATCGCCGTCGCACCCCGTCTCGTACGGCTGGCCCTCCTGCCGTACGAGAAGGTCCTGCGCGCCCTCCTCGGGCCGGGGGCCGCCGACCGGCGCATCCGCACCCTGGAGGAGACCCGTGCCCAGGCCGTCGAGGACGCCGCCGCCACCCTGCGGCGCATCGAACGCGACCTGCACGACGGGACGCAGGCCCGCCTCGTCGGGCTCGGCATGCACCTCACGATGATCCGGGAACTGGTGGCGGCAGGGGCTTCGAGCGAGCAGGTGCTGGCCGTGGTCGAGACCGCGCAGGGGAACGCCAAGCAGGCCGTCGCCGATCTGCGGAACCTGGTCAAGGGGATCCATCCGCCAGTACTGGACCAGGGGCTGGACGTCGCGCTGGCCACCCTGGCGGCGGACAGCCCGATGCGGGTGGAGGTGCGGGTGGGGGTCGGCGAGCGGCCGTCCCCGGCGATCGAGGCCATCGCCTATTTCTGCGTGGCCGAGCTGCTCGCCAACGCGGCCAAGCACAGTGGGGCGGACGCGGTGGACGTCGAAGTGGTGGGCGGGGGAGGGGTGTTGAGCGTGGTCGTACGGGACGACGGGCGCGGTGGGGCGATCGTAGGGGCCGGGAGCGGGCTGAGGGGGCTGCTCGGGCGGGTCGGGGCGGTCGACGGGACGCTGGAGTGCGACAGTCCGGCGGGCGGGCCTACGGTGGTGCGCGTCGTGCTGCCGTACCGCTAG
- a CDS encoding response regulator transcription factor — protein MRVVIAEDSVLLRDGLAQLLGMRGVEVVAAVGDADALLAAVAEHGPDAAVVDVRMPPTQTDEGLRAAVEIRRTWPGTGVLIFSQYVETKYAAQLLGGGGGGVGYLLKERVVDIGEFVDALGRVAAGGTALDPEVVAQLFGASRRGSALDALTPREREVLGLMAQGLTNQSIAERFVVSERAVEKHVANIFAKLGLAVGEGGHRRVLAVLRYLDDSSPSGV, from the coding sequence CTGCGGGTCGTCATCGCCGAGGATTCCGTACTGCTGCGGGACGGGCTCGCGCAGCTTCTGGGGATGCGGGGCGTGGAGGTGGTCGCTGCGGTGGGCGACGCGGACGCGCTGCTGGCTGCGGTGGCCGAGCACGGGCCGGACGCGGCGGTCGTCGACGTGCGGATGCCGCCGACACAGACGGACGAGGGGCTGCGGGCGGCGGTGGAGATCCGGCGGACCTGGCCCGGCACCGGGGTGCTGATCTTCTCGCAGTACGTGGAGACGAAGTACGCGGCGCAGCTGCTGGGGGGCGGGGGCGGGGGTGTCGGCTACCTGCTCAAGGAGCGGGTCGTGGACATCGGAGAGTTCGTGGACGCGCTCGGGAGGGTCGCGGCGGGCGGGACCGCCCTGGACCCGGAGGTGGTCGCGCAGCTCTTCGGCGCGAGCCGCCGGGGCTCGGCCCTGGACGCGCTGACGCCGAGGGAACGGGAGGTGCTCGGGCTGATGGCGCAGGGGCTGACGAACCAGTCGATCGCGGAGCGGTTCGTGGTCTCCGAGCGGGCGGTGGAGAAGCACGTGGCGAACATCTTCGCCAAACTGGGGCTCGCGGTGGGGGAGGGGGGCCACCGAAGGGTGCTGGCAGTCCTCAGGTACCTGGACGATTCCAGCCCGTCCGGCGTTTGA
- a CDS encoding putative quinol monooxygenase — protein sequence MIFIVVKFPVKPEYAESWTEHVAAFTNATRAEPGNLWFDWSRSVEDPNEYVLVEAFQDDAAEAHVNSDHFRAGLETMRPLLRRTPEIVSTSIAGATGWSEMGELQL from the coding sequence ATGATCTTTATTGTCGTGAAGTTCCCCGTAAAGCCCGAGTACGCCGAGTCCTGGACGGAGCACGTGGCGGCGTTCACGAACGCCACCCGCGCCGAGCCGGGCAACCTCTGGTTCGACTGGTCGCGCAGTGTCGAGGACCCGAACGAGTACGTCCTGGTGGAGGCGTTCCAGGACGACGCCGCCGAGGCACACGTGAACTCGGACCACTTCCGCGCGGGCCTGGAGACCATGCGCCCGCTGCTGCGCCGTACGCCGGAGATCGTCAGCACGAGCATCGCCGGGGCGACGGGGTGGAGCGAGATGGGCGAGCTCCAGCTCTAG
- a CDS encoding TSUP family transporter, which translates to MPDISITAVLLLCVAAAMAGWVDAVVGGGGLLLLPALVMGLPPGMAGTFALGTNKAVAIVGTTGAAITYVRKAPIDVKIALKVGIAALAGSMTGALFAAGISDAVLRPMIMVVLVCVGAFVIFRPAFGTAPATGPATKQRILAAILLAGCGIGFYDGLFGPGTGTFLVLALTAILHFDMVNASATAKIVNVCTNAGALVTFALQGYVLWQLALLLAAFNLTGGLIGARTALKKGSGFVRVVLLVVVFTLVAKLAYDQWVA; encoded by the coding sequence ATGCCCGACATCTCGATCACCGCAGTCCTGCTCCTCTGCGTCGCCGCCGCCATGGCCGGATGGGTGGACGCGGTGGTGGGCGGCGGCGGGCTGCTCCTGCTCCCCGCCCTGGTCATGGGGCTGCCCCCGGGCATGGCGGGCACCTTCGCGCTCGGCACCAACAAGGCGGTCGCCATCGTCGGCACGACGGGCGCGGCCATCACGTACGTCCGCAAGGCCCCGATCGACGTGAAGATCGCGCTGAAGGTCGGGATCGCCGCCCTCGCGGGCTCGATGACCGGAGCGCTCTTCGCCGCCGGGATCAGCGACGCCGTCCTGCGGCCCATGATCATGGTGGTGCTGGTGTGCGTCGGCGCGTTCGTCATCTTCCGCCCCGCCTTCGGCACGGCCCCCGCGACCGGCCCCGCCACCAAGCAGCGCATCCTCGCCGCGATCCTCCTCGCGGGCTGCGGCATCGGCTTCTACGACGGGCTGTTCGGCCCCGGCACCGGGACGTTCCTGGTCCTCGCGCTGACCGCGATCCTGCACTTCGACATGGTCAACGCCTCCGCCACCGCGAAGATCGTCAACGTGTGCACGAACGCGGGCGCGCTCGTCACCTTCGCGCTCCAGGGGTACGTGCTGTGGCAACTCGCCCTGCTGCTGGCCGCGTTCAACCTCACCGGGGGTCTGATCGGGGCGCGCACCGCGCTGAAGAAGGGCAGCGGGTTCGTCCGGGTCGTGCTGCTGGTCGTGGTCTTCACGCTGGTCGCGAAGCTGGCGTACGACCAGTGGGTGGCGTGA